A window from Salvelinus fontinalis isolate EN_2023a chromosome 8, ASM2944872v1, whole genome shotgun sequence encodes these proteins:
- the LOC129861317 gene encoding keratin, type I cytoskeletal 9-like isoform X2 — translation MMQLVQLGKVSVMPTRSCSRNVSRDASKAWMDQRQTHRTSAHRHREKEERFEDPDMDDVDDKVQAVFSEERRRQRTVKYHIVKRQLTESGAPERKLSWDAMEQIRYLKQELPEEWTIDRLAEGFSVHRDIILRVLRSKFTPKPERKAKQDASVWARLRQQALPGSGAGGQGRQQALPGGGAGGQDRQQALPGGGAGGQGRQQALPGGGAGGQGRQQALPGGGAGGQDRQQALPGSGAGGQDRQQALSGSGAGGQGRQQALPGGGAGGQGRQQALPGGGAGGQGRQQALPGGGGAGGPGRPQLPAPGHRSSKPAMLPAGSGTGALVTLASHSSQRLIARDLEDGPGPRAMMTTANSPAAPLTSLPTQLSSSPTLHRRHTSGQDNSREEWEEEENVPEDNVSEKVEEKDDQEERWDGRVFSEEELEELMLSSKPSRVVQNGIEFFDSEGNFLYRI, via the exons GCTTGGCAAAGTGTCAGTGATGCCCACAAGGAGCTGTAGTCGAAACGTCAGCAGAGATGCCAGCAAGGCCTGGATGGATCAGAGGCAGACACACAGGACCTCGgcccacagacacagagagaaggaggagaggtttGAAGATCCAGATATGGACGATGTAGACGACAAGGTCCAGGCTGTGTTCAG tgaagagaggaggagacagaggacgGTGAAGTACCATATAGTCAAGAGACAGCTGACTGAGTCTGGAGCTCCAGAGAGGAAGCTGAGCTGGGACGCCATGGAACAGATCAG GTATCTGAAGCAGGAGCTACCAGAGGAATGGACCATTGACCGTCTGGCAGAGGGATTCTCTGTCCATCGTGACATCATCCTACGAGTCCTGAGGAGCAAGTTCACCCCCAAACCAGAGAGGAAGGCTAAACAGGACGCCAGCGTGTGGGCCAGGCTGAGACAGCAGGCCTTACCTGGGAGTGGAGCAGGGGGACAGGGCAGGCAGCAGGCCTTACCTGGTGGTGGAGCAGGGGGACAGGACAGGCAGCAGGCCTTACCTGGTGGTGGAGCAGGGGGACAGGGCAGGCAGCAGGCCTTACCTGGTGGTGGAGCAGGGGGACAGGGCAGGCAGCAGGCCTTACCTGGTGGTGGAGCAGGGGGACAGGACAGGCAGCAGGCCTTACCTGGGAGTGGAGCAGGGGGACAGGACAGGCAGCAGGCCTTATCTGGGAGTGGAGCAGGGGGACAGGGCAGGCAGCAGGCCTTACCTGGTGGTGGAGCAGGGGGACAGGGCAGGCAGCAGGCCTTACCTGGTGGTGGAGCAGGGGGACAGGGCAGGCAGCAGGCCCTACCTGGTGGTGGAGGGGCAGGGGGACCGGGCAGACCACagctgcctgcccctggacaTAGAAGTAGCAAACCAGCCATGCTGCCCGCAGGAAGTGGCACTGGTGCCCTGGTCACCCTGGCTAGCCACAGTAGCCAGAGGCTGATAGCCAGGGACTTGGAGGATGGCCCTGGCCCAAGAGCCATGATGACTACTGCTAATAGTCCTGCTGCTCCTCTCACCTCACTACCCACCCAGCTCTCATCCTCACCAACCCTGCACAGGAGACACACCTCAGGACAAGATAACTctagagaggagtgggaggaagaggagaatgtTCCAGAGGACAATGTGTCGGAGAAGGTTGAGGAGAAAGACGACCAGGAGGAGAGATGGGATGGAAGGGTGTTTTCAGAGGAAGAACTGGAGGAACTAATGCTGTCGTCAAAGCCTTCGCGAGTGGTACAGAATGGGATAGAGTTCTTTGACAGCGAAGGAAACTTCCTGTACAGAATCTGA
- the LOC129861317 gene encoding keratin, type I cytoskeletal 9-like isoform X1, with protein sequence MSFRMVSLIASRLGKVSVMPTRSCSRNVSRDASKAWMDQRQTHRTSAHRHREKEERFEDPDMDDVDDKVQAVFSEERRRQRTVKYHIVKRQLTESGAPERKLSWDAMEQIRYLKQELPEEWTIDRLAEGFSVHRDIILRVLRSKFTPKPERKAKQDASVWARLRQQALPGSGAGGQGRQQALPGGGAGGQDRQQALPGGGAGGQGRQQALPGGGAGGQGRQQALPGGGAGGQDRQQALPGSGAGGQDRQQALSGSGAGGQGRQQALPGGGAGGQGRQQALPGGGAGGQGRQQALPGGGGAGGPGRPQLPAPGHRSSKPAMLPAGSGTGALVTLASHSSQRLIARDLEDGPGPRAMMTTANSPAAPLTSLPTQLSSSPTLHRRHTSGQDNSREEWEEEENVPEDNVSEKVEEKDDQEERWDGRVFSEEELEELMLSSKPSRVVQNGIEFFDSEGNFLYRI encoded by the exons ATGTCTTTCAGGATGGTCTCCTTGATTGCCTCCAGGCTTGGCAAAGTGTCAGTGATGCCCACAAGGAGCTGTAGTCGAAACGTCAGCAGAGATGCCAGCAAGGCCTGGATGGATCAGAGGCAGACACACAGGACCTCGgcccacagacacagagagaaggaggagaggtttGAAGATCCAGATATGGACGATGTAGACGACAAGGTCCAGGCTGTGTTCAG tgaagagaggaggagacagaggacgGTGAAGTACCATATAGTCAAGAGACAGCTGACTGAGTCTGGAGCTCCAGAGAGGAAGCTGAGCTGGGACGCCATGGAACAGATCAG GTATCTGAAGCAGGAGCTACCAGAGGAATGGACCATTGACCGTCTGGCAGAGGGATTCTCTGTCCATCGTGACATCATCCTACGAGTCCTGAGGAGCAAGTTCACCCCCAAACCAGAGAGGAAGGCTAAACAGGACGCCAGCGTGTGGGCCAGGCTGAGACAGCAGGCCTTACCTGGGAGTGGAGCAGGGGGACAGGGCAGGCAGCAGGCCTTACCTGGTGGTGGAGCAGGGGGACAGGACAGGCAGCAGGCCTTACCTGGTGGTGGAGCAGGGGGACAGGGCAGGCAGCAGGCCTTACCTGGTGGTGGAGCAGGGGGACAGGGCAGGCAGCAGGCCTTACCTGGTGGTGGAGCAGGGGGACAGGACAGGCAGCAGGCCTTACCTGGGAGTGGAGCAGGGGGACAGGACAGGCAGCAGGCCTTATCTGGGAGTGGAGCAGGGGGACAGGGCAGGCAGCAGGCCTTACCTGGTGGTGGAGCAGGGGGACAGGGCAGGCAGCAGGCCTTACCTGGTGGTGGAGCAGGGGGACAGGGCAGGCAGCAGGCCCTACCTGGTGGTGGAGGGGCAGGGGGACCGGGCAGACCACagctgcctgcccctggacaTAGAAGTAGCAAACCAGCCATGCTGCCCGCAGGAAGTGGCACTGGTGCCCTGGTCACCCTGGCTAGCCACAGTAGCCAGAGGCTGATAGCCAGGGACTTGGAGGATGGCCCTGGCCCAAGAGCCATGATGACTACTGCTAATAGTCCTGCTGCTCCTCTCACCTCACTACCCACCCAGCTCTCATCCTCACCAACCCTGCACAGGAGACACACCTCAGGACAAGATAACTctagagaggagtgggaggaagaggagaatgtTCCAGAGGACAATGTGTCGGAGAAGGTTGAGGAGAAAGACGACCAGGAGGAGAGATGGGATGGAAGGGTGTTTTCAGAGGAAGAACTGGAGGAACTAATGCTGTCGTCAAAGCCTTCGCGAGTGGTACAGAATGGGATAGAGTTCTTTGACAGCGAAGGAAACTTCCTGTACAGAATCTGA
- the LOC129861317 gene encoding keratin, type I cytoskeletal 9-like isoform X3 encodes MPTRSCSRNVSRDASKAWMDQRQTHRTSAHRHREKEERFEDPDMDDVDDKVQAVFSEERRRQRTVKYHIVKRQLTESGAPERKLSWDAMEQIRYLKQELPEEWTIDRLAEGFSVHRDIILRVLRSKFTPKPERKAKQDASVWARLRQQALPGSGAGGQGRQQALPGGGAGGQDRQQALPGGGAGGQGRQQALPGGGAGGQGRQQALPGGGAGGQDRQQALPGSGAGGQDRQQALSGSGAGGQGRQQALPGGGAGGQGRQQALPGGGAGGQGRQQALPGGGGAGGPGRPQLPAPGHRSSKPAMLPAGSGTGALVTLASHSSQRLIARDLEDGPGPRAMMTTANSPAAPLTSLPTQLSSSPTLHRRHTSGQDNSREEWEEEENVPEDNVSEKVEEKDDQEERWDGRVFSEEELEELMLSSKPSRVVQNGIEFFDSEGNFLYRI; translated from the exons ATGCCCACAAGGAGCTGTAGTCGAAACGTCAGCAGAGATGCCAGCAAGGCCTGGATGGATCAGAGGCAGACACACAGGACCTCGgcccacagacacagagagaaggaggagaggtttGAAGATCCAGATATGGACGATGTAGACGACAAGGTCCAGGCTGTGTTCAG tgaagagaggaggagacagaggacgGTGAAGTACCATATAGTCAAGAGACAGCTGACTGAGTCTGGAGCTCCAGAGAGGAAGCTGAGCTGGGACGCCATGGAACAGATCAG GTATCTGAAGCAGGAGCTACCAGAGGAATGGACCATTGACCGTCTGGCAGAGGGATTCTCTGTCCATCGTGACATCATCCTACGAGTCCTGAGGAGCAAGTTCACCCCCAAACCAGAGAGGAAGGCTAAACAGGACGCCAGCGTGTGGGCCAGGCTGAGACAGCAGGCCTTACCTGGGAGTGGAGCAGGGGGACAGGGCAGGCAGCAGGCCTTACCTGGTGGTGGAGCAGGGGGACAGGACAGGCAGCAGGCCTTACCTGGTGGTGGAGCAGGGGGACAGGGCAGGCAGCAGGCCTTACCTGGTGGTGGAGCAGGGGGACAGGGCAGGCAGCAGGCCTTACCTGGTGGTGGAGCAGGGGGACAGGACAGGCAGCAGGCCTTACCTGGGAGTGGAGCAGGGGGACAGGACAGGCAGCAGGCCTTATCTGGGAGTGGAGCAGGGGGACAGGGCAGGCAGCAGGCCTTACCTGGTGGTGGAGCAGGGGGACAGGGCAGGCAGCAGGCCTTACCTGGTGGTGGAGCAGGGGGACAGGGCAGGCAGCAGGCCCTACCTGGTGGTGGAGGGGCAGGGGGACCGGGCAGACCACagctgcctgcccctggacaTAGAAGTAGCAAACCAGCCATGCTGCCCGCAGGAAGTGGCACTGGTGCCCTGGTCACCCTGGCTAGCCACAGTAGCCAGAGGCTGATAGCCAGGGACTTGGAGGATGGCCCTGGCCCAAGAGCCATGATGACTACTGCTAATAGTCCTGCTGCTCCTCTCACCTCACTACCCACCCAGCTCTCATCCTCACCAACCCTGCACAGGAGACACACCTCAGGACAAGATAACTctagagaggagtgggaggaagaggagaatgtTCCAGAGGACAATGTGTCGGAGAAGGTTGAGGAGAAAGACGACCAGGAGGAGAGATGGGATGGAAGGGTGTTTTCAGAGGAAGAACTGGAGGAACTAATGCTGTCGTCAAAGCCTTCGCGAGTGGTACAGAATGGGATAGAGTTCTTTGACAGCGAAGGAAACTTCCTGTACAGAATCTGA